The proteins below are encoded in one region of Zootoca vivipara chromosome 10, rZooViv1.1, whole genome shotgun sequence:
- the LOC118091115 gene encoding prolactin-like, which produces MRPAQDPAKEGVAWPVLLLLWALEKPLRGGCSAAECAREDADCRFLAVADLFDRVILHSNRIYRLSTALYLDLVGKYFLPGGNELTKSVGKCHTSWLLTPNAKEYVQKMPREELTQLILRLLQGWKEPLSHFDQSRVHRPKLSDGNLHKAKEISNMVQELETGVEKITEKMQSMGIFSNSLSSVGSSEAAGLSINNEGNLMSDYEFIHCFRRDSNKVQNYLKVLKCRIVPANSC; this is translated from the exons ATGCGGCCCGCGCAGGACCCCGCCAAGGAAG GTGTCGCTTGGCCGGTGCTGCTCTTGCTGTGGGCGCTCGAGAAGCCGCTGAGAGGAGGCTGCTCCGCGGCCGAGTGTGCCCGGGAAGACGCCGACTGCCGCTTCTTAGCTGTGGCTGATCTCTTCGACCGGGTCATCCTGCACTCCAACAGGATCTACAGGCTCTCCACAGCCCTCTACTTAGATCTGGTG GGCAAATATTTTCTACCTGGTGGGAACGAGCTGACCAAATCTGTTGGCAAATGCCACACCTCCTGGTTGTTGACTCCCAATGCCAAAGAATATGTTCAGAAAATGCCA AGAGAAGAGCTGACGCAATTGATCCTAAGGCTTTTGCAAGGCTGGAAAGAGCCTCTCTCCCACTTTGACCAGAGCAGAGTCCATCGTCCTAAATTGTCGGATGGGAACCTGCACAAAGCCAAGGAAATCAGCAACATGGTGCAGGAGCTGGAGACGGGAGTGGAAAAAATCACGGAGAAG ATGCAATCAATGGGGATTTTCAGCAATTCACTCAGCAGTGTGGGATCATCTGAAGCAGCTGGTTTATCCATTAATAATGAAGGCAATTTAATGAGTGACTATGAGTTTATCCATTGCTTCAGGAGAGACTCCAACAAAGTACAAAACTACTTAAAAGTTCTCAAATGTAGGATTGTGCCAGCAAATAGttgttga